One Myxococcales bacterium DNA segment encodes these proteins:
- a CDS encoding cysteine synthase family protein — MVKHDRQGILQHIGRTPLVPLERIARGLPVRVLVKCEHLNPGGSIKDRIALAIVEDAEGRGVLRAGMTLVEATAGNTGMGLGLVAAARGYRLVCVMPEKMSIDKRQALASLGAKVVITANAPPSSPENFRNVAQRMAEEHGWFLTDQFRNPANVRVHEETTGAEILEQTSGRVGAFVAGAGTGGTLTGVGRRLKAAYPGVRVVLADPVGSALADWVETGTLGADGSYAVEGIGGSEAPENLHRDVLDSAERVSDDESFAMVKRLVREEGLLVGGSAGTNVVAALRLAARGGLDGPVVTVLPDSWDRYRAKPWMQGWAS, encoded by the coding sequence ATCGTGAAGCACGACCGTCAAGGCATCCTGCAGCACATCGGGCGCACACCGCTCGTCCCCCTGGAAAGGATCGCGCGCGGCCTTCCCGTGCGCGTGTTGGTGAAGTGCGAGCACCTGAATCCCGGCGGGTCGATCAAGGACCGCATCGCGCTCGCCATCGTCGAGGACGCAGAGGGTCGCGGAGTCCTTCGCGCTGGCATGACGCTGGTCGAGGCGACGGCCGGCAACACGGGGATGGGCCTCGGGCTCGTGGCTGCCGCGCGCGGCTACCGCCTCGTGTGCGTGATGCCGGAGAAGATGTCGATCGACAAGCGCCAGGCGCTCGCGTCGCTCGGCGCGAAGGTCGTCATCACGGCGAACGCGCCACCTTCGAGCCCGGAGAACTTCCGCAACGTCGCTCAGCGCATGGCCGAGGAGCACGGCTGGTTTCTCACGGACCAGTTTCGGAACCCTGCGAACGTTCGCGTCCACGAAGAGACGACCGGCGCGGAGATCCTCGAGCAGACCAGCGGGCGCGTCGGCGCGTTCGTGGCGGGGGCCGGAACAGGAGGGACCCTCACGGGCGTCGGGCGTCGGCTGAAGGCGGCGTACCCCGGCGTCCGCGTGGTGCTCGCCGATCCGGTCGGCTCGGCGCTCGCCGACTGGGTCGAGACCGGCACGCTCGGTGCGGATGGTTCGTACGCCGTGGAGGGTATCGGAGGCAGCGAAGCGCCCGAGAACCTGCACCGTGACGTCCTCGACAGCGCGGAGCGGGTCAGCGACGACGAGAGCTTCGCGATGGTGAAGCGGCTCGTACGCGAGGAGGGACTCCTCGTCGGCGGCTCTGCCGGCACCAACGTGGTAGCGGCGCTTCGACTCGCAGCTCGAGGCGGTCTCGATGGGCCCGTGGTCACGGTGCTCCCCGACTCGTGGGATCGCTACCGTGCGAAGCCGTGGATGCAGGGGTGGGCGTCGTGA
- a CDS encoding class I SAM-dependent methyltransferase, which translates to MTEAAVAAGTYARWRATALGGITERVETRVVFERAGPLKGKRVLDVGTGDGTYAIEAAERGAIVTALDLEQEMLDAAHARAVSRGVEVTLQQGRAEQLPFEDASFDVVVAVTVLCFVPDAQRAVREMARVLTPGGRVVLGELGRFSVWAAERRVRGWLGASTWRRAQFWSRGELAALAQGAGLHAANVRGSVFFPPSSLAARLVAPVEPLLTRLHAPGAAFLALAADKREFPS; encoded by the coding sequence GTGACCGAAGCTGCCGTCGCAGCCGGAACCTACGCTCGATGGCGAGCGACGGCGCTCGGCGGCATCACCGAGCGAGTCGAGACGCGGGTCGTCTTCGAGCGTGCCGGCCCCCTCAAGGGCAAACGCGTGCTCGATGTCGGAACCGGTGATGGGACCTACGCAATCGAGGCCGCTGAGCGCGGTGCAATCGTCACGGCGCTCGACCTCGAGCAGGAGATGCTGGACGCAGCACATGCGCGTGCCGTCTCACGCGGAGTCGAAGTGACCCTCCAACAGGGGCGCGCTGAGCAGTTGCCGTTCGAGGATGCCTCCTTCGACGTTGTCGTCGCGGTGACGGTGCTCTGCTTCGTGCCGGACGCGCAGCGCGCTGTACGCGAGATGGCTCGCGTTCTGACGCCTGGCGGTCGCGTCGTGCTCGGCGAGCTTGGCCGCTTCAGCGTGTGGGCCGCCGAGCGGCGCGTCCGAGGTTGGCTCGGCGCGAGCACGTGGCGGCGTGCACAGTTCTGGTCCCGTGGCGAGCTCGCAGCGCTCGCGCAGGGCGCTGGGCTTCACGCCGCGAACGTGCGCGGCTCCGTCTTCTTTCCGCCGAGCAGCCTTGCCGCCCGGCTCGTAGCTCCCGTCGAGCCACTCCTCACCCGTCTCCATGCCCCGGGCGCGGCCTTCCTCGCGCTCGCAGCGGACAAGCGCG
- a CDS encoding DsrE family protein — protein MAKTLFILNDPPYGTERSYNALRLAGSLSKREGEEVKVFLIGDAAACAKANQKVPQGYYNLEVMLKAPARHSAEIGVCGTCMDARGIADAELAEGTKRSTLEELTNWTQWADKTLVF, from the coding sequence ATGGCAAAGACCCTCTTCATTCTGAACGACCCACCCTATGGCACCGAGCGCAGCTACAACGCGCTCAGGCTCGCTGGCTCCCTGTCGAAGCGCGAGGGCGAGGAGGTGAAGGTCTTCCTCATCGGCGACGCGGCTGCGTGCGCCAAGGCGAACCAGAAGGTGCCGCAGGGCTACTACAACCTCGAGGTGATGCTGAAGGCACCCGCGCGCCATAGTGCCGAGATCGGCGTCTGCGGCACGTGCATGGACGCGCGCGGTATCGCGGACGCGGAGCTCGCGGAGGGCACGAAGAGAAGCACGCTCGAGGAGCTCACCAACTGGACCCAGTGGGCCGACAAGACGTTGGTGTTCTGA